From the genome of Streptomyces spinoverrucosus:
GAGCACGAAACGGGGGCGGGGGCCGAGTACGTACGGCACCCGGTCCTGGAGCATCAGCAGGCCGGTGGGCAGCCGCGAGACGTTGTCCATCCGCAGGTGCACCCGGGCCTCGGCACCGGCGGGCACGCGCGCGGGGGACAGCCTGCGGCTGCCGGCCACCCGGTAGCGCGTGCGGTACAGCACGGTGGCGCACACCAGGGGCAGCACCGCCAGTAGCAGTCCGACCCGGAGCAGGTCGCTCTGGCCGAGGACGTAGGCGCAGACGGCGGCGGCGACTCCGGCGGCCAGGAACGAGCGGCCCCGGGTGGTCAGGCCGGCCAGGGCCGTACGCACGCCGCCCTTGTCGCCCCGGTCGGCGTCGGCGGGCTCGGGTCCCGCCGGGCTGGTCATCACAGCCTCCGGGGCGGCTGCTGACCGTACGCCGGGCCGCCGTGGCCCAGGCCGCCGAAGGCGTTCTGCTGGGGCGTCGCGGGCACCGGCGTCTGCTGCAGGATCTCCTGGACCACCTGCTCCGCCGTGCGGCGGTTGAGCTGGGCCTGGGCGGTGGGCAGCAGGCGGTGGGCCAGCACGGCCACGGCGAGGGCCTGCACGTCGTCCGGCAGGGCGTACTCCCGGCCGCTGAGGGCCGCCGCCGCCTTCGCCGCGCGCAGCAGGTGCAGCGTCGCGCGCGGGGAGGCGCCGAGTCTGAGGTCGGGGTGGGTGCGGGTGGCGGCGACCAGGTCCACCGCGTACCGCCGGACGGTGTCGGCGACGTGGACGCCGCGCACCGCCTCGATCAGCTTCACGATGTCGTGCGCGTGCGCCACCGGCTGGAGGTCGTCCAGCGGGTTCACCCCGCCGTGCACGTCGAGCATCTGCAGCTCGGCCTCCGGGCTCGGGTAGCCGATGGAGACGCGGGCCATGAAGCGGTCGCGCTGGGCCTCGGGGAGCGGGTAGGTGCCCTCCATCTCGACCGGGTTCTGCGTGGCGACCACCATGAAGGGGCTGGGCAGCTCGTAGGTCTGCCCGTCGATGGTGACCTGGCGCTCCTCCATCGACTCCAGCAGCGCGGACTGGGTCTTGGGCGAGGCGCGGTTGATCTCGTCGCCGATCACGATCTGGGCGAAGATCGCGCCCGGCTTGAACTCGAAGTCCCGGCGCTGCTGGTCCCAGATGGACACACCGGTGATGTCCGAGGGCAGCAGGTCGGGCGTGAACTGGATGCGCCGCACCGAACAGTCGATGGACCGCGCCAGCGTCTTGGCGAGCATCGTCTTGCCCACCCCGGGGACGTCCTCGATCAGGAGGTGCCCCTCGGCGAGCAGCACGGTCAGCGAAAGCCGCACGACCTCGGGCTTGCCCTCGATCACTTCCTCCACCGAACTGCGGACCCGATCCACAGTGGCAGTCAGATCAGTGAGGCTCGCTCGATCGTCATAGGTCGTCACCCGGCCCTCCTCGGCCCGTTCTTGCTTACGGGCCGACGCTCTGCGATGCGTATCCGGCCCACCCCGAAACACGGACACCACGCGTGAAAAGTTCCGCGCGACGCCACCACCCGCATTCTTGCTGCCGTTACCGATTCGTGTCACTCGACTGTGGACAACTGGCCGCGATATGTCGGGTCTTACGCCATTTTGTTCCGCCCTGCGGCCGGGAATCCCGAGGAACGAGAGTCCCGGGCGACGGTTACGCGGGGTCGATCTCGCGCAGCAGACCCGTCCGCACGTCGAAGACGAAGCCGCGCACGTCGTCGGTGTGCTGCAGGAACGGCGAGGTACGCACGCGGCGCATCGACTGCCGTACGTCCTGCTCGACGTCCTTGAAGGACTCCACCGCCCACGCCGGGCGCTGGCCGACCTCCGCCTCCAGCTCGGTGCGGAAGTCCTCGGTGAGGCTCTCCAGGCCGCAGCCGGTGTGGTGGATGAGGACCACGCTGCGGGTGCCGAGCTTGCGCTGGCTGATGGTGAGCGAGCGGATCACGTCGTCGGTGACGACGCCGCCCGCGTTGCGGATGGTGTGGCAGTCGCCGAGCCGAAGGCCGAGCGCGGGGTACAGGTCGAGCCGGGCGTCCATGCAGGCCACGACGGCCACCTGGAGGGCCGGGGCGGCGTCCAGGCCGGGGTCGGTGAAGGCCGCCGCGTACTCCTGGTTGGCCTCGACCACGCGGTCGGTGACGGTGCCGACGCGGGCTATGGCGTCCTCGGGGCCGGCGGGAACCGATGCAGAAGTCGTCATGGTGATGACGTTACTGGTCACGGCCGATCGGGTCCTGTTGTGGGGAGGACAAAGAGCGTCATCAGGCCGTGATGTGAGCTAACCCACAAGCGTGGCGCGTATGCGCCCTTGCGAGTGATCCTCGCCGGTTCGCGGGTTGGTTCCCGTCCGCCGCCGCGACGCGCAAGCCGGTTGATTGACCGCGACAGGGGGTGGACTAAAGTGACGCGAAGCGGGAGGCGAGGCTCTCCCCGCTGAATCGAATTCCCCAGGATTCCGGCGTAGCCGCCGGAGATCCCCCGCGTGCGCGGCGCGTACGTACGGCTCGGCCTCCACCCGCTCCCGGCCGGCTGACGCTTCCGGCGCCGGCAGGCCTCCCCTTCACGAGCGGGCGGGGACCCGGCGGTGCGTACGGCCCGCCGGACCTGAGAGGGCCCCTTGAGCCAGAGTCGACACGTCCCGGTGATGCTCCAGCGGTGCCTGGACCTGTTGGCACCCGCGCTGGAGCGGCCCGGAGCCGTGGTCGTCGACTGCACCCTCGGCCTCGGCGGCCACAGCGAGGCGCTGCTCGCGCGCTTCCCCCAGGCCCGCCTCGTCGCCCTCGACCGGGACAAGGAGGCGCTGCGCCTGTCCGGCGAGCGGCTCGCACCGTACGGGGAGCGCGCCACCCTGGTGCACGCCGTGTACGACGAACTGCCCGACGTGCTGGACAGGCTCGGCATCGCGCGCGTGCAGGGCGTGCTGTTCGACCTCGGGGTCTCCTCCATGCAGCTCGACGAGGCCGACCGCGGCTTCGCCTACGCGCAGGACGCCCCGCTCGACATGCGCATGGACCAGACGAGCGGCATCAGCGCCGCCGAGGTCCTCAACACCTACCCGGCCGGTGAGCTGGTGCGGATCCTGCGCGCGTACGGCGAGGAGAAGCAGGCCAAGCGGATCGTCGCCGCGATCGTGCGGGAGCGCGAGAAGGAGCCGTTCAGCAACAGCGCGCGGCTCGTGGAGCTGATCCGGGACGCGCTGCCGCAGGCCGCCAAGCGCACCGGCGGCAACCCGGCCAAGCGCACCTTCCAGGCCCTGCGCATCGAGGTCAACGGCGAGCTGTCGGTGCTGGAGCGGGCGATCCCGGCGGCGGTGAAGGCGCTGGACGTGGGCGGGCGGATCGCCGTCCTGTCGTACCACTCGCTGGAGGACCGGCTGGTCAAACAGGTGTTCGCGGCGGGTGCCGCCAGCACCGCGCCCCCCGGGCTGCCGGTGGTGCCCGAGCAGTACCAGCCCCGGCTCAAGCTGCTCACCCGCGGTGCCGAACTTCCCACCGAGGAAGAGGTCGCCGAGAACCGCCGTGCGGCCCCGGCGCGACTGCGCGGGGCGCAGCGGATCAGGGAGGACGTCGAGTGAGGCAACCGACGGGGCGTGGGTTTCGGTTGGAAAATCGAACCCACGCAGGGGAGGGTGAGTGAGTAGGAAACCCGAACTGAGGGGGAGGGCCGCACGGCTCGCGCAGTTCCTCCCGACCGGACGGGCGCAGGCTGCCCGGACGCCGTTCGTCCTCCTTGTCGTCCTGCTCCTCGGGGGCGGCCTCATCGGCCTGCTGGTGCTGAACTCGGCGCTCAGCGAAGGGTCGTTCCAACTCGACGACCTGCAGAAGGAGACCAAGAGCCTCACCGACGAGGAACAGGCCCTCCAGCGCGACATCGACGCCTACTCCGCCCCCGACGCCCTCCAGCGCCGCGCCCGCGAACTCGGCATGGTCCCCGGCTCGGACCCCGCCTTCCTCAACCCCGACGGCACCGTCAAGGGCGTCCCGTCCCCCGTCGACGCCGAACCGGCCTCCGCCCGCCACCCCCTCGTCCTCGCCCCCGAGGCGATGACCACCGCACCCGTGTCCATTCCCTCCGCGGCGCTCCCCTCGGCGCTTCAGCGGATCACACCGACCGCCGCCAGTCCCGCCCCGGCCACCCCCACGGCCCCACGGGCCACCACGGCCACCCCCACCGCTTCGCCGGCCACCAGGGTCACCTCCACGGCCCCCGCGCCCCGCCCGCTCGCCAGCACGCCCGCCCCCCTCCCGACCACACCCTCCGGCAGGTGACGGAAGTGACCGACAGGGAATCGCCGCGTCGCCGCGTGCCCGGACCCGCGCGGCCCGAGCGCGCCGACGGCCGACGGCGACCCGGCCCCGGCGCCCGCCCGGCGCGCCGCCCCGCCCCGCCCCGCCCGGCCCCGAAGGCGATTCGCCTCGGCAGCCCCCGCCCCCGGCTGCGCCTGATCGGCTTCACGTTCACCCTCGTCCTGCTGGTCTTCGTCGTACGGCTGCTCCAGGTGCAGGCCGTCGACGCGAGCGCGTACGCCGCCAAGGCCGAGCGGAACCGGTACGTCGTGCACACCCTCGCCGCCCAGCGCGGCGAGATCACCGACCGCGCCGGAGTGGCCCTGGCGACCAGCGTCGACGCGTACGACATCACCGCCGACCCCACGCTGTTCACCCGCGAGCAGCTGAAGATCGACGACGGGCCCGAGCAGGCGGCGGCGCTGCTCGCGCCGATCCTCGGCAAGGACCAGGCCGAGCTCGTCCGAAAGCTCCGCCCCCAGGACCGGACCCTGCGCTACGTCAAGCTCGCCGGGCGGCAGACCCCGCAGGTCTGGAGGCAGATCAAGGACCTGCGGACCGCGCTCGCCACCAAGGCGAAGACCGACAAGAGCACCGTCAACTTCCTCGCCGGCGTCCTCGCCGAACCCAGCAGCAAGCGCGTGTACCCCAACGGCGACCTCGCCGCCGGGATACTGGGCTGGGTCAACGCCGAGGGCAAGGGCGGCGGCGGCATCGAGCAGCAGCTGAACGAGCGGCTGGCCGGCGAGGACGGCAAGATCCGCTACGCCCAGTCCGGCGGCCTGCAGGTGCCGACCGTCGGTTCCACCGAGACACCCGCGGTGCCCGGCTCCGACATCGAGCTGACCATCGACCGCGACATCCAGTGGGCCGCGCAGAACGCCATCGCCGAACAGGTGGAGAAGTCCGACGCCGACCGCGGCTATGTGATCGTGCAGGACACCCGCACCGGCGAGATCCTCGCCATGGCCAACTCGCCCAGCTTCGACCCCAACGACCTGACCACGGCCGACGCGGCCGCCATGGGCAACGCGGCCCTCCAGGACGCCTACGAGCCCGGCTCCACCGCCAAGGTCATGTCGATGGCAGCCGTGCTGGAGGAGAACGTCGCCACGCCCCAGACGCACGTGGTCGTGCCCAACCGGCTGCACCGCGGCGACCGGCTGTTCCAGGACGACATCGACCACCCGACCTGGTACCTGACGCTCAACGGCGTGCTCGCCAAGTCCAGCAACATCGGCACCATCCTGGCCACCGGACAGCTCGGCAAAACGCAGGCCGAGGCCAACCGGATGCTCTACAAGTACCTGCGCAAGTTCGGCATCGGCAGCTACAGCGGGCTCGGCTTCCCCGGCGAGACCAAGGGCATCCTCGCGCCGCCGGACCAGTGGTCGACATCGCAGCAGTACACGATTCCTTTCGGCCAGGGCGTGTCCATCAACGCGATGCAGGCGGCCTCCGTGTACTCGACGATCGCCAACGGCGGCGTACGCGTCGAACCGACGCTCGTGCGCGGCACGAAGGGACCGGACGGACAGTTCACGCCCGCCCCGAAGCCCGAGAAGACGCGGGTCGTGAGCGAGAAGACGGCCACGACGCTCGCCCGGATGCTGGAGTCGGTCGTCGACGACGAGGAGGGCACCGGCACCAAGGCCCGCATCCCCGGCTACCGGGTCGCGGGCAAGACGGGCACCGCGAACCGCGTGGATCCGGCCACCGGCAAGTACCGCGGCTACACCTCGTCGTTCGCCGGCTTCGCCCCCGCTGACAAGCCCCGAGTCACCGTGTACTGCGCCATCCAGAACGCCACCAAGGGCAGCTACTTCGGCGGCCAGATCTGCGGACCCGTCTACAAGCAGGTGATGGAGTTCGCCCTGAAGACGCTCCAGATCCCGCCGACCGGAGCGAAGCCCGCGAACCTCCCGGTCACCTTCAAACCCTGACCACCGCACCCGAGCCGACAGAGAGACCCACCGCAGAGAACCCACCCCAGAGCACCCACCACAGAACACCCGATCAGCACCGAGCACCCCAGGAACCATCCGTGACAACGATCACCCCCGATCCCGGGAACCAGAGCACCCCCCGCCCCTCACTTCGCTCCGGAGCGGGTGCGCCCGGTACGCTCACCGCCGTGCCACACGCTGATCAGTCCCAAACCACCCAGAAGGACGTTCCCGTGACATATCCGGGACCGCCCAGGCCGGAACGGGTCTCCGCCACACCCCTCGCGGACCTCGCCGACCAGCTGGGTGTCGCCGTCCCGGAGGGGGCCGCCGAGGTCACGGGCATCACCCATGACTCGCGTGCCGTCCGCCCCGGCGACCTGTACGCCGCCCTGCCCGGTGCCCGCGCGCACGGCGCCGACTTCGTCACCCAGGCCGTCGGCCTCGGCGCCGCCGCCGTACTGACCGACCCGGCCGGCACCGAACGCGCCGCCGCCATGGGTCTGCCGGTGCTCACCGTCGACGACCCGCGCGCGCGGATGGGCGAGCTGGCGGCGACGATCTACGGCCGGCCCGGCCGCGAGCTGCTCCAGATCGGCATCACCGGCACCTCGGGCAAGACCACCACCGCCTATCTCGTCGAGGGCGGCCTCAAAACGGCCCACAGCAGTGGCCTGATCGGCACGGTCGAGACCCGGATCGGCGACGAGCGCATCAAGTCCGAGCGCACCACGCCCGAAGCCACCGACCTGCAAGCCCTGTTCGCCGTGATGCGCGAGCGCGGGGTCGAGGCGGTGGCCATGGAGGTCTCCAGCCACGCGCTGGTCCTCGGCCGGGTCGACGGCTGCGTCTTCGACGTCGCCGTGTTCACCAACCTCAGCCCGGAGCACATGGAGTTCCACTCCGACATGGAGGACTACTTCCGGGCCAAGGCGCAGCTTTTCACGCCGGAACGCAGCAAACTCGGCGTGGTCAACATCGACGACGAGTACGGCCGCAGGCTCGCCCGCGAGGCCACCGTCCCGGTCGTCACCTACTCCGCCGAGGGCCACCCGGACGCCGACTGGCGCGCCGAGGACGTCGAGGTCGGCCCGCTGGACTCGCCGTTCACCGTGCTCGGCCCCCAGGGTGAGCGGATCAGCGCCAGGTCGCCGCTGCCGGGCCCCTTCAACGTGGCGAACACCCTCGCCGCGATCGTCGCCCTCGCCGCCGCCGGGCTCGACGCGCAGACCGCCGCCGACGGCATCGCCGCCGTGCCGGGAGTGCCGGGCCGCCTGGAGCGCGTGGACGCCGGTCAGGACTATCTCGCGGTCGTCGACTACGCCCACAAGACGGACGCCGTCGAATCCGTCCTGAAGGCGCTGCGCAAGGTCACCAAGGGCAGGCTGCACGTCGTGCTCGGCTGCGGCGGCGACCGGGACACCACCAAGCGGGGCCCCATGGGCGCCGCCGCGGCCAGGCTCTCCGACACGGCCGTACTGACCTCCGACAACCCCCGCTCCGAGGACCCGCTCGCGATCCTCGCCACGATGCTGCAGGGCGCGGCGACGGTGCCCGCGCACGAACGCGGCGAGGTGCTGCTCTTCGAGGACCGCGCCGCCGCCATCGCCGCCGCCGTCGGCCGGGCGCGGCCCGGGGACACCGTGCTGGTCGCGGGCAAGGGCCACGAGCAGGGCCAGGACATCGCCGGGGTGGTCCGTCCGTTCGACGACCGCCAGGTGCTGCGCGAAGCAATCCAGAAAACCCAGGGATGAAAATCCACCAGATCCAGGGGATGAACTTGTGATCGCCCTCTCTCTCGCCGAGATCGCGGAAGTCGTCGGCGGGCAGACGCACGACATACCGGATCCGTCGGCCCAGGTGACCGGACCGGTCGTCCGGGATTCCCGCGAGGCCGCGCCCGGCAGCCTGTTCGCCGCCTTCGTCGGCGAACACGTGGACGGCCACGACTTCGCGGCCCAGGTCGTCGAGGCGGGCGCGGTCGCGGTGCTCGCGTCGCGCCCCGTCGGCGTGCCCGCGATCGTCGTGGACGACGTCCAGACGGCCCTCGGCGCCCTCGCCCGGCATGTCGTACGCAAGCTCGGCACCACCCTCGTGGCGCTCACCGGCTCCGCGGGCAAGACCAGCACCAAGGACCTGATCGCGCAGGTGCTCCAGCGCAAGGCGCCGACGGTGTGGACGCCCGGATCGTTCAACAACGAGATCGGGCTGCCGCTGACCGCACTCAGCGCCACCGAGGACACCAGATTCCTGGTGCTGGAGATGGGCGCACGCGGAATCGGCCACATCCGCTACCTCACCGACCTGACGCCCCCGAAGATCGGCCTGGTGCTCAACGTCGGCACCGCGCACATCGGGGAGTTCGGCGGCCGCGAGCAGATCGCGCAGGCCAAGGGCGAGCTCGTCGAGGCACTGCCCCCGGCGGAGGAGGGCGGCGCCGCGATCCTCAACGCCGACGATCCCCTCGTACGCGCCATGGCGTCGCGTACCAAGGCGAAGGTGATCCTCTTCGGAGAGGCCGACGAAGCGGACGTACGCGCCGAGAACGTGCGTCTGACGGACTCCGGCCAGCCCTCTTTCACTCTTCACACACCCTCCGGGTGCAGCGATGTGACCATGCGCCTGTACGGTGAGCACCACGTGTCGAACGCGCTCGCCGCGGCCGCCGTCGCCCATGAGCTGGGCATGTCCGCGGAAGAGATCGCCACCGCGCTCTCCGAGGCGGGCTCCCTCTCCCGCTGGCGGATGGAGGTCACCGAGCGCCCGGACGGCGTGACGGTCGTCAACGACGCCTACAACGCGAACCCCGAGTCCATGCGGGCCGCCCTGCGCGCCTTGGTGGCCATGGGCAAGGGGCGTCGTACGTGGGCGGTGCTCGGCAAGATGGCCGAGCTCGGGGACGAGGCGCTCGCCGAGCACGACGCGGTCGGACGGCTCGCCGTCCGGCTCAACGTCAGCAAGCTCGTCGCGGTCGGGGGCAGGGAAGCCGCCTGGCTGCAACTGGGCGCATATAACGAGGGTTCGTGGGGTGAGGAGTCGGTGCACGTGTCCGACGCACAGGCGGCGGTCGACCTGTTGCGCAGCGAGTTGCGCCCGGGGGACGTCGTACTCGTGAAGGCGTCCCGTTCGGTCGGCCTCGAGAGCGTTGCCCAGGCGCTGCTCGAGACCGGTGCCGAGGGTGAGGTTGCCGCCCGATGATGAAGCAGATCCTGTTCGCAGGAGTCATTGGCCTCTTCCTGACGCTGATCGGCACCCCGCTGCTGATCAAGCTGCTGGCCCGCAAGGGCTACGGCCAGTACATCCGCGACGACGGCCCGCGCGAGCACCACAGCAAGCGCGGTACGCCGACCATGGGCGGTATCGCTTTCATCCTGGCGACGATCGCCGCGTACTTCCTGAGCAAGCTGATCACCGGCTACTCGCCGACCTTCTCGGGCGTGCTGGTGCTCGGGCTGATGGCCGGTATGGGTCTGGTCGGCTTCCTGGACGACTACATCAAGATCGTCAAGCGGCGTTCGCTGGGTCTGCGGGCCAAGGCGAAGATGGCCGGCCAGCTGATCGTCGGCATCGCCTTCGCTGTGCTCTCCCTGCAGTTCGCGGACAGCCGGGGCCAGACACCCGCCTCCACCAAGCTGTCGTTCATCACCGACTTCGGCTGGACGATCGGCCCGGTGCTGTTCGTGATCTGGGCGCTGTTCATGATCCTCGCGATGTCGAACGGCGTGAACCTCACCGACGGCCTCGACGGCCTCGCCACGGGTGCGTCCGTGCTGGTCTTCGGCGCCTACACGTTCATCGGCGTCTGGCAGTTCCAGGAGTCCTGCGCCAACGCGCTGACCCTGACCAACCCGGGCGCCTGTTACGAGGTGCGGGATCCGCTCGACCTCGCGGTGGTCGCCTCCGCGCTGATGGGTGCCTGCCTCGGCTTCCTGTGGTGGAACACCTCACCGGCCAAGATCTTCATGGGTGACACCGGTTCGCTGGCGCTCGGCGGTGTGCTCGCCGGTCTGGCCATCTGCTCCCGTACGGAGCTGCTGCTGGCCATCCTCGGCGGCCTGTTCGTGCTGATCACCATGTCGGTGGTCATCCAGGTCGGCTCCTTCCGCATGACCGGCAAGCGCGTCTTCCGGATGGCGCCACTGCAGCACCACTTCGAACTCAAGGGCTGGTCCGAAGTCCTTGTCGTGGTCCGCTTCTGGATCATTCAGGGCATCTGTGTGATTGTCGGACTGGGCCTCTTCTACGCGGGATGGGCAGCAGAAAAGTGACCTCCTCGGTGTCCTCGATGGTCAGGGGCAAGCACGTCACCGTCGCCGGGCTCGGCGTCTCCGGCGTCCCGGCGGCCAAGGTCCTGCACGGCCTCGGCGCGCACGTCACCGTCGTCAACGACGGCGCCGACGAGCGCGCCCGGGCCCAGGCCGCCGAGCTGGAGGCGCTCGGTGTCACCGTCCGCCTCGGCGACGGGTCGACCCTGCCCGAGGGCACCGAGCTGATCGTCACCGCGCCCGGCTGGAAGCCGGACAAGCCGCTGTTCACGGCGGCCCGCGAGGCCGGCCTGGAGATCTGGGGCGACGTCGAACTCGCCTGGCGGCTGCGCGGCCCGGACGCGGCGCCCTGGCTCTGCGTGACCGGCACCAACGGCAAGACCACGACCGTGCAGATGCTGGCGTCCATCCTGAAGGCCGCGGGACTGCGCACCGCCGCCGTCGGCAACATCGGCGTCTCCCTGCTGGACGCGGTGCTCGGCGACGAGCAGTACGACGTCCTCGCCGTCGAGCTGTCCAGCTACCAGCTGCACTGGGCGCCCTCCCTGCGCGCCCACTCCGCCGCCGTGCTGAACCTCGCCCCCGACCACCTCGACTGGCACGGCTCCATGGAGGCGTACGCAGCCGACAAGGGCCGTATCTACGAAGGAAATCGCGTCGCCTGCGTGTACAACGCCGCCGACAAGGCCACCGAGGACCTGGTGCGCGCCGCGGACGTCGAGGAGGGCTGCCGGGCCATCGGCTTCACGCTGGGCACGCCGGCGCCGTCCCAACTCGGCGTCGTGGACGGCATCCTGGTCGACCGCGCCTTCGTCGAGGACCGGCACAAGAACGCCCAGGAGCTCGCCGAGGTCTCCGACGTCCACCCGCCGGCCCCGCACAACATCGCCAACGCCCTTGCCGCCGCGGCCCTCGCACGCGCCTTCGGCGTGCCCCCCACGGCGGTACGGGACGGGCTGCGGGCCTTCACCCCGGACGCCCACCGCATCGCGCACGTCGCCGACGTGGACGGGGTCGCGTACGTCGACGACTCCAAGGCCACCAACACCCACGCCGCCGAGGCCTCGTTGGCGGCGTACGAGTCGATCGTGTGGATCGCGGGCGGACTGGCCAAGGGCGCGACCTTCGACGAACTGGTCGCCAAGTCGGCCAAGCGACTTCGCGGGGTCGTGCTCATCGGCGCCGACCGTGCCCTGATCCGGGACGCCCTCGCGCGACACGCCCCGGAAGTACCCGTCGTCGACCTCGACCGGACCGACACTGGGGCGATGCTCGCGGCTGTCGAAGAGGCACGGCGACTCGCCGTCACCGGAGACACGGTGCTCCTGGCACCTGCCTGTGCCTCTATGGACATGTTCGCCAACTACAACAAGCGGGGAGACGCGTTCGCGGCGGCGGTTCGCGAACTCGGCGCGGGCGCCTGACGGCGGTCTCGGCCACGGCGGGTGCTTTGGGACCCTTGGAGGGACGGGTGACTCGGATGTGGCTCGGGTTTGGTCGGCGGCTGCCCGCCGGTGGTGGCCGGTGAGCTCCGGCAGCCGTACAGGACGTCCTCCGGCTCCCCGGAGCGTCCGCGCGCCCGCCGCCCACCGGCCGGCGCGCGAGAACGCCTTCGTACGGTCCTTCACGCGCGCGCGAAGGGCCTGGGACCGGCCGCTGACCGCGTACTACCTCATCCTCGGCGGCAGCCTGCTGATCACCGTGCTGGGCCTGGTGATGGTCTACTCGGCCTCCCAGATCACCGCTCTGCAGAAGTCCCTGCCGGGGTCGTACTTCTTCCGCAAGCAGATGCTGGCCGCCGTCATCGGCGCGGTGCTGCTGTACGTCGCCTCGCGGATGCCCGTGAAGTTGCACCGGGCGCTGGCCTACCCGTTCCTGGCCGGTGCCGTCTTCCTGATGGCCCTGGTGCAGGTGCCGGGGATAGGGATGGCCGTCAACGGCAACCAGAACTGGATCGCCCTCGGGGGCTCCTTCCAGATCCAGCCCAGCGAGTTCGGCAAGCTCGCCCTGGTGCTGTGGGGTGCCGATCTGCTCGCCCGCAAGCAGGAGCGGAACCTGCTGGCGCAGTGGAAGCACATGCTGGTGCCGCTGGCGCCGGTCGCGTTCCTGCTACTGGGCCTGATCATGCTCGGCGGCGACATGGGCACCGCGATCATCCTCACCGCGATCCTGTTCGGCCTGCTGTGGCTGGCGGGCGCCCCGACCCGGCTGTTCGTCGGTGTGCTGGCGGTCGCCGCCGTGCTCGGCACGATCCTCATCCAGAGCAGCTCCAACCGGCTGGACCGGTTCCGCTGCATCGGCGCCACCGAGATGGGCCCCGACGGCTCCTGCTGGCAGGCCGTGCACGGCATCTACGCCCTCGCCTCCGGCGGACTCTTCGGTTCCGGGCTCGGTGCGAGTGTGGAAAAATGGGGTCAACTCCCCGAAGCGCACACCGACTTCATCTTCGCCGTCACCGGTGAGGAACTGGGCCTGGCGGGGACGCTGTCGGTGCTCGCCCTCTTCGCCGCTCTAGGCTATGCGGGTATCCGCGTGGCCGGACGCACGGAGGACCCCTTCGTGAGGTATGCCGCGGGAGGTGTGACCACCTGGATCACGGCCCAGGCCGTGATCAACATGGGTGCGGTGCTCGGCCTGCTGCCGATCGCCGGCGTCCCCCTCCCGCTGTTCTCCTACGGGGGATCCGCCCTGCTGCCGACCATGTTCGCCATCGGGCTGATGATCGCCTTCGCGCGCGACGAGCCCGCTGCGCGGGCGGCGCTTGCGATGCGGCAACCTCGCTTTGGTAGAAAGCGGGGGGCTGGGGGTACTGCGTCGAATCGGAGTCCCCGGAGTTGGAACACGATGCGACGGCGCGCCCCGGCGCGCTCGTCCGGAGAGCGGTGAATTTCGGTGCATGTCGTACTCGCTGGTGGGGGGACCGCCGGCCACATCGAGCCCGCGCTCGCCCTCGCGGACGCCCTGCGCAGGCAGGACCCGACGGTGGGGATCACGGCCCTGGGCACGGAGCGCGGCCTGGAGACCCGGCTCGTCCCGGAGCGCGGCTACGAGCTGGCGCTGATCCCCGCCGTACCGCTGCCGCGCAAGCCCACGCCCGAGCTGATCACCGTCCCGGGCCGGCTGCGCGGCACGATCAAGGCGGCCG
Proteins encoded in this window:
- a CDS encoding UDP-N-acetylmuramoyl-L-alanyl-D-glutamate--2,6-diaminopimelate ligase, yielding MTYPGPPRPERVSATPLADLADQLGVAVPEGAAEVTGITHDSRAVRPGDLYAALPGARAHGADFVTQAVGLGAAAVLTDPAGTERAAAMGLPVLTVDDPRARMGELAATIYGRPGRELLQIGITGTSGKTTTAYLVEGGLKTAHSSGLIGTVETRIGDERIKSERTTPEATDLQALFAVMRERGVEAVAMEVSSHALVLGRVDGCVFDVAVFTNLSPEHMEFHSDMEDYFRAKAQLFTPERSKLGVVNIDDEYGRRLAREATVPVVTYSAEGHPDADWRAEDVEVGPLDSPFTVLGPQGERISARSPLPGPFNVANTLAAIVALAAAGLDAQTAADGIAAVPGVPGRLERVDAGQDYLAVVDYAHKTDAVESVLKALRKVTKGRLHVVLGCGGDRDTTKRGPMGAAAARLSDTAVLTSDNPRSEDPLAILATMLQGAATVPAHERGEVLLFEDRAAAIAAAVGRARPGDTVLVAGKGHEQGQDIAGVVRPFDDRQVLREAIQKTQG
- a CDS encoding UDP-N-acetylmuramoyl-tripeptide--D-alanyl-D-alanine ligase yields the protein MIALSLAEIAEVVGGQTHDIPDPSAQVTGPVVRDSREAAPGSLFAAFVGEHVDGHDFAAQVVEAGAVAVLASRPVGVPAIVVDDVQTALGALARHVVRKLGTTLVALTGSAGKTSTKDLIAQVLQRKAPTVWTPGSFNNEIGLPLTALSATEDTRFLVLEMGARGIGHIRYLTDLTPPKIGLVLNVGTAHIGEFGGREQIAQAKGELVEALPPAEEGGAAILNADDPLVRAMASRTKAKVILFGEADEADVRAENVRLTDSGQPSFTLHTPSGCSDVTMRLYGEHHVSNALAAAAVAHELGMSAEEIATALSEAGSLSRWRMEVTERPDGVTVVNDAYNANPESMRAALRALVAMGKGRRTWAVLGKMAELGDEALAEHDAVGRLAVRLNVSKLVAVGGREAAWLQLGAYNEGSWGEESVHVSDAQAAVDLLRSELRPGDVVLVKASRSVGLESVAQALLETGAEGEVAAR
- the mraY gene encoding phospho-N-acetylmuramoyl-pentapeptide-transferase → MKQILFAGVIGLFLTLIGTPLLIKLLARKGYGQYIRDDGPREHHSKRGTPTMGGIAFILATIAAYFLSKLITGYSPTFSGVLVLGLMAGMGLVGFLDDYIKIVKRRSLGLRAKAKMAGQLIVGIAFAVLSLQFADSRGQTPASTKLSFITDFGWTIGPVLFVIWALFMILAMSNGVNLTDGLDGLATGASVLVFGAYTFIGVWQFQESCANALTLTNPGACYEVRDPLDLAVVASALMGACLGFLWWNTSPAKIFMGDTGSLALGGVLAGLAICSRTELLLAILGGLFVLITMSVVIQVGSFRMTGKRVFRMAPLQHHFELKGWSEVLVVVRFWIIQGICVIVGLGLFYAGWAAEK
- the murD gene encoding UDP-N-acetylmuramoyl-L-alanine--D-glutamate ligase, whose product is MGSRKVTSSVSSMVRGKHVTVAGLGVSGVPAAKVLHGLGAHVTVVNDGADERARAQAAELEALGVTVRLGDGSTLPEGTELIVTAPGWKPDKPLFTAAREAGLEIWGDVELAWRLRGPDAAPWLCVTGTNGKTTTVQMLASILKAAGLRTAAVGNIGVSLLDAVLGDEQYDVLAVELSSYQLHWAPSLRAHSAAVLNLAPDHLDWHGSMEAYAADKGRIYEGNRVACVYNAADKATEDLVRAADVEEGCRAIGFTLGTPAPSQLGVVDGILVDRAFVEDRHKNAQELAEVSDVHPPAPHNIANALAAAALARAFGVPPTAVRDGLRAFTPDAHRIAHVADVDGVAYVDDSKATNTHAAEASLAAYESIVWIAGGLAKGATFDELVAKSAKRLRGVVLIGADRALIRDALARHAPEVPVVDLDRTDTGAMLAAVEEARRLAVTGDTVLLAPACASMDMFANYNKRGDAFAAAVRELGAGA